The sequence tgcttctggcatggtattcataccacgtccatgctggcaccgagctttttcagctgcaaaaatggtagattcaaagaaaaaaaaaaatcaaattttcaacctcttagcaacaattctctcttcacaatcatacTCCATTTTCACCAAtaatttccctctcaaattttctttccctccttctactctcacctcgcTCAACCAAACACCAATAATAATAcatactaatcatttatcaaataatcttaagATCTTACTAATTATTAGGGGTAGATTAAGAATTacttaaaatacttagataaggggtgaccctgatttgatatttggatcccgtttttgtcttttttctatatcccccaattattttttatatcccCAAATCGCGCGTTCTAATAAAATTTGGTATTTCGAAACTTGTTCATTTTTGATAAGTACTAGTTCTTCACCCGTGCGATACACGGGTCTGTTTCTTGCTTATGGAAAATTTGACGCTCGTCATACTGAAaagattctaaaaatattttcgaATTATCTTTATCTTGGTAAAGAGTACAAAAAATATTGACTTCCAAGACCATAAACCGtacatttctcaaaattcatggaCCCATGGTACATCCAAATTAACGAATATGCTTGACGCAGGTGATGTAGCAAGGAAATTCTACCTATTAAGCCAAGGACATGTTAGATAGGCAATGTCAATATTTTGAACAACTGATCTCATAAGGAATATTTAGTATTCAAATTACTTACCTAGGTGTTCTCTTCCAAAGGATCCTGTAACCATGACGATTATTGGACCGGTATTACCACCTCTCAGGCTCCCACCACTCCATTTTTTACTCCCTCCCTACCACATATATAAACGGAGCGGGtcaattctcttagattaagaaaagtGTCTTAAacgcataatttttttttatgtttttcatgttttacccTTTATCTTATTCATAACACTATTATCTATGTACCATAAATAAGGGTATGCTTGGAAATATTCATCTAGGAAATTGGACTCCGCCTATATATTGGtacaaagaaaaatgaaaattccgTCTATATAATAGGTATAGAGGGAGTATTACTTTGATTATTCATCCCATAAATTCACCACCATAGTAATTGCACTGTATTAAAATTATATTAATTAGCCAGATATATACATACAATTGCTAAAACAAAGATTTTTCTACCAACGAAATGCATTACTATTCATTTTCGATTATTACTCTCGTAGGGACTTCTTCGTATTTCTCTTGGTTCTCTACTGGTTCCTTAATTATTTCAATTCATGCATCCTTCAACTTCCCAATAACAGCTGCAATAAATTATCGAATTGAGTAtactttatttatttaattttatttaataaacGTATGTAATTTCAAGCAGTAAGCAGTAGGACTTACCTGAATCAGGTTATTGTAGACAATTCAATAATTCATGAATAATaactaaaaaataatacaaagcTAAGAATCAAATTAGCTCCCGATAATATTCCAGAACCATACTATTATTATCTTGAAGAATCACACCTTTGAcctctttctcctatggtttacTTGTTTGTTtcgtatgtttttttttgttgacgTGAAGTTCTTCAGGGTAGAGATAAATATCCTTTGCATTTTCATTTGTTCTTTAAATCTTCCCTGTTCTTCTTGTCGTGAATTTGTTGGTTTAGCCATTTTTTGCTTTTTTTATGATTACCGCGTGTAGATAGTGATACTAATCTGTTACACGAATCTTGTAGATTCATCATGTAATTATTGCGTGTAGATGTACATCAATGCATGAACATATAAATCTAATATATTGTGTTTTAGATTTTCTTCAAAATGGTTGAGCTGTGCGTTGGCGTTGGCTCAGATGAATCCGCTCACAAGCCTATTCCAGGCACACATGTTGCTACACCTTTTAATCGATTAAGTTTTTGTATTTAATCTGACTACAAAGTTTTGGTTACAATGAGCACAAAGCTTATTGAAGAAACCTTGCTCATAAAAAGTCATCCATGTCACATCATATCGCCTCCGTTGGACATCTGATAAAAATGATAATTATCACAATGCTGGAAGGTTCGTATCAATATGAATCTGTTCCTGCATATTGTTTTTTTATGGACCATGAATAAGCAATAGCCATAAAAAGAATCACACCAACTTACCTGATTCTTTCTGCATAAATCTTATGGAAGTCCAAGCTTGTTCTCTCTGGAACCTCTCCTTTTCTCGCTAATTTTCAGGCATCAACCTCTCTTCTACTTTCCGTCTTTCATggacattttttccatttcttgacgtattttctcttcttttcacAATTTGGAAGTAAGATatttaagaaagaaaagaagtgatctacagaaaaaaaaatagtaagactAAAACAACAAAAACTTTAAAGAAGTAAGATACGCGAGTCTGAGAAAAACACCTTTACTTAAAATATCTTGTTCCTTTAGCTCTTTCCGAATTCGTTTCTCATGAGCTTCGACTTCCATTGCTATTCTTACTTCATCATTTTGCACAAACTTTAAATACATAAAAGTTAATCTTTTGCTCAGAATGAAAAAAGACCAGAATGAAAAAGGATGTGCAGATAACTGGGATAATATAGGATACTTGGCGTTTCCTCTAAAGTTGGGCTACTTCGTCTTCATCAGACATGCGCTTGTCACCACAATCCAAAGAACGAACCCGTCGATGTAAAAATGAAACCGTAAACAATAGATCATCGTTCCATTGATACCAGGATGATCTCAGAATTATGGTTTAATTCTTGAGTGTGTGGTACGACTAAAGCCAacaaaagaatttaaaagaatacTACCtctaaaaaaaactggtttcCTAATAGAGTTTATATGATCCGgtagatgaaaaaaaataaaagaaaatataaaatcaaaaaaaagagTAAAACCCATAAAAAACAACCAAAGACAAAATGGTTTCCTAATAAAATTATAGAAACCACAAggaaaaagtaaaaaacaaagaTTATTATTACACTTAAAAAAATACCCCGAAAGTGAACCAAAATATTACATTTCATCATTCACTCCGAATGATATATCACCAAAAATTGCAAAACAAAATCAGTAATCAGTAAAAATGTAAAACCTGATTGTTATTATGGCGACAAAGATTCAGAATATAAAAAAGAGActataaaaaagaaattacaatCACAAGAAAAAAACACTGCTTAAGAAAAtattaaatttatcacttttatAAATACACAACACAATCACATAGATTGATCTATCGTCAACACAAATATACCAGCACTGCGGATCAAAAATCACCATTTAAAtgatatattgataaaaaaaactgagaaaagaaaaagcaaaaccctagaagaagaaaaaatcagcaCACCAGCACTGCGGATCAAAAATCACCATTTAACTGATATATTGatagaaaaaactaagaaaaaaaaagaagcaaacccctaaaagaagaaaaaatcagcACGAAATTGATGAGACATTGAGACCTACCTTTGTTGAGTGCTTTATATAGAATGCATCCAAACCTAGAATTTCCAGAAAAAATATTCCGTCTATGGTAAAAAAGTCTATGGTTTAGGAAATAACAACCTAATAATTATtaaattttcctaatttttgATGGGATAACTTGTGGTGGCGTAGTACTACGAAGAGCATTTGGTTGGATAACTTTGCCATGCCTAATTGTGTACACGAAGGTAAAATCATTGTCCAAGGTAATAGTGTGCGCACAACTGCAACCTGATAATCCCCATATGTACCCATTTTACCAAGCGGGGCATAAAGTTTCCCGAAAGCGCAAAATGCAATTACATCTATATGAGAGTAGATCGTTTTCTCTGACTAAATTAATCCATTTATACTGTATAAATGGAAATTAAATAACAACTTACATGAAAACAAAACAGAACTTCATAGTCTGTAAATATGATATCAACAAACTAAAGAAGCTTAATACTTTTTTTTAAGGGACATTGCATTACCAGTGGAACTGTCTGGAATACTATAGGAGTTGGAAAAAACTGATTGGTCCAAGTATGCTAGAGTATATTGTTGATTACATATTTATGTACTGAGTTTGATAGTATAGTGAACAACGTGTGGCTTCGACTTATACCGGAAAGAACAGTGGTTTCACTAGCTTCAATTCTGGCCCctgtaacaaaaaaaaaggcAACACACAAAATACTTAGACGAAAAGTGACGTGCTTAATCCATGTTTTTGGGCTTATAAAGAATCATATGCATGTTTTTTCTATGATCACCATGTAGAAGAAAAAGCTTCTATCACGTCGTTTTGCGATAAGAATCAGGTCAGGCGTACTTATcaaatattgcaaataaaagcTACCCCCTCCATTTTCTACTTTGGAGATGATTGATTCTAAGTTTCGCTGCAGATTAACGAAGATGTGAGAGAGTTGACgtctaaaattaaaaatctttgTCCAAGCAATTATTAAGCTTTCgtctaaaattaaaaatctttgTCCAAGCAATTATAAATCCAGTGaaataaaataaactttgatTAAATTTTTACCAAGATGAGTTATATAGATGATTTTCTTTTTGATACTAAAGATAAGATATAACTGAATTAAGTTAGGTTAAATGTGTCTAATCACATAAGCTGTGGGGGCAGCAAAAATTAAACTGAATACTAACTGAATTCAGCTACTCGTGCCATCACCATTCTCCTATCGACGTCACATATGGTAACTTTCAAGTGCAATACAGGCGGAATCCCCAAATTAAAAAAGCCCATGCAAGACTCAATTCTCCGAAGAAAAATCGTAGACGGTTTTAAACAAAATTGTTTGTGCCAAAGTGAAGTAACAAATTTAACTATAAATACACTTAATTGAAAGCCAAACTGAAGCAATTTTTGGCTTACTGAAAGTATCATAAATATGACCTCGCACTCTTTTTCTGTTCTTCAGTTGTCTGGATGTATATATACTCATGGGTACGTCTACCTGCTATCCAAAATAAGGGAGAGTAGTTGTATTTATgccaaaaaaaaacatatatatatatatatatatatatattgaaaaacttAGATGCTCATGGAAAACAGGAAAACAAAGAAAGCTTAGATATAGGAATCCATCTTAGAACCTATTATATGCGGTCCTTAGTCCTCACATCTTTCTAATTTCACCAGCTCAACCATCACCAAACAATAAAAGCAGAAATGGCTGCATGTCTGCGCGCCACTAAAATCACAATATATCATTTAACCAAAGATTTTTgtattaaataaaaaataaatttaattgagaaaaaaaaactcaCTCCTAAGATGTCTTCAACACGATTTATTGCTTTAAGAAATGCAAAATAAAGTTCACTAAGAAGAAACAATAAAATCAGAAAGTCCGAATTTATATAAAACTTTATATACGggcatcaaaataaaaaataaaataagaaaatgtaAATTTATATGCGTCACAAGATTAAAAAAAAGGGTTTGGAACTCAAAATATAGAAGAATGAAGTCTGAACTAACCTTAATTCAATATACCAGTGGTTATAGAGCACCAAACACTTTTCTCAATATTCTCAATAAAAAGTTGCTACCCGCCTTGTGATCTATCAAATAAAATTACTTTTTCTATTTCTTTCACCTCCGTGCTCCCATTGTTTAAGTGTGGAAAACTTTTCTCTGGGTACGGCTCTCTCCAACTCTCCCTCTAACACATATAAAAAAATGGGTTTCTATACACGCTAATATTTTAAAGACATAGAGATTTACCAATTTCTTCCATGCACAATTCAATTGAATTTTCATTGAAATAACATTTGCAGTGCCAACACTCCAAGAAATGGTTCTGAAGATGCCTGCAAAGCAACAACAACCCGCAGATCaaataacaaaataacaaatcatCAAACAAAAAGAGCTAAAACATTAAACAAAAAAAAGCTAAAAAATCGAAGCTGTCATTAGAAGAGAAAAACGACATCAAATGATGCGATGGGGCTTGGCTAGTTGGTTTATGATCCATGCTTTATATAGGAGATACATTACCCAAAAGTAAGAAgattttattttgaattttttttaaacaatatctaaaaatatcaagatttttttataaaaagatagaatttagaaaaaaatattaaataatatcttaaaaatctaaaaaatttatattttttgctTGATTATTTGCCTATTGTGTCAtttaaaaatcatatttttatcatatttacttgcataaaaaaagagaggaaaaagttATATTAATATGGAATGATCAATATTAACAAAAATAATTTTGAAAATCATCCATTTTGGTAGATTGCTCTTTTCggtggacatttttattttttattttttcgttcTTATTTCTGCTAAATCATAGTCTAATACTTCCATGATTTTTGGTTAATGATTTTGTATTTTGACTATTAAACAGGGTTGATAATCGATTTTTTTTGTGGAAAAAGAGGCAAGTTTCGACCTCAGGTAAGCATCCACATTTCTCTTTGTGCATTTTATGTGTATTTGATCAGTaaattttgattattgattaaagGTTTTTTAGTATAACTGGAAATGTAAATGGGGTTAGTTTGCTTATCAGTATATcagaattgtaattaggaatagtttttaattataaagaaaaaTTGTAAGTGGACATTGAacaattattattgttattattattattattatcatggtatgatcgatttaattTTGTGATGAAATTCTGATGAAATCATGATGTGTTTTTTTTCCTAAATTTTTTCCGTATAATGTTAGGATTAAATAGTATATCTTTGGAATGTTATAAGATTTTATATATTTAGTTATTTTAGCTAATTTATTTTTTCACTGTGATTGGCTAAAACATATATTGTGAGAAAAATATATTATCTTTAAATATTATTGGCTAAAATACTAGAAAATtactagaaaaagaaaacatggtgagACCAGAATCAACCAGGAGCTCCGGTTAACCACaacactcgaaaaaactctatttttatatagagaatgtaTAACTTTTCTAAACAATCcgaaatattatcttcaaattCGTTATCGTTtatgttttataaaaaaaaacgtaaaataatataaaaataacagTGTGAAGGCATCTCCCTAATCACGTAATTGTAAAAGTTAAGTCTAAAGATCAAACAATTTGAATTTACTACGTAAAATGTTATTCCAGCAAACTTTTTTTCTAAACTGTTTTgccaaacggaaaatgggtcatttgtccaaatatttttaaaacatgattttaatggacgagtaaaaattagtatgggtgaaattgacatcaaaaaatagcaaaaatgaaactggattcatcctggcttaaatttaaaaaagagcaagaatgaaactggatgcatcctgctgtaaattaaaaataagaaaaagtatttgcaaatgggtaggatgaaactatttacatcctgactatttttatattatcgtccatttaaacagtatcaaattttacatgtctttttcattcaggaattattgattttggtatttttaaccAAGTTTGTGTTTGCCAAACTAACTTCAGATTTTTGGAGCTAATTAGTTAGCCTTAAGATTCCAACAACCGTTAACTTAAGTAGAAATGGCAAATTAGTCATTTGGTGTTTGTCACTAAAATCCCACTAGTCCATTACCAACCAACCAAATAACCAACACACTCCCACCTTACCTGTTACACTCTTCCACTTCTCTGTCTCGTCGTGttgatttctttctttctttaccaTTTTTTAAACACTTTTTTCTCTTTCAACCAACATCTATCTTCTTGTTTTTCTCCTTTCATTAACTATACACCATCTCAAAAACTGTGTACCTTTttcatctcatcttcttcttcatctcttcttgGCTTTTggggtttcttcttctttcatggaAATCAAGACAAAAAATGGAAAAACAAAGAAGTTTTTCATTCAAGTCGAGAAGTAAATTTCTAGTCTTTTTCTTCATTGTATCTTCTTCAGTTCTCTTCTTTTCATTTCTATCTGTATGGGTTTTTCAAGTTGCCCCTTTAAACCATCAGTTAAAATTTCAATCTTTTTCAAGTTTGAGTCATACCCTTGTCATCAAACCTCGTAATTCTACAGATAATGTTATTAGAAATGGGAGTTTGAGCAAACCCCAGTACAACAAATCAGATCATTCTTCTTCTATACAAGTTCAAGTTTTAGTAAAAGGTGTtgatgatgagaagaagaagattaaagAGAAAATAAAGGTCAAGGAATCTGAGATAGTTCTAGGTAACAAGAATGCTGCTAATTTTACAAGTCCTGATATTATTAGTAAAGTTactaaaaaagttgatattttAATGGTAAATGAGAATAATACCAATATTGAAGTGGAGAAAAGAGTTAATAGTAAATGTGATATATTAAATGGGACATGGGTGTTTGATGAAAGCTATCCTTTGTATAAGAGTGATTCATGTCCCTTCATTGATGAAGGTTTTAGTTGTGAAGCTAATGGAAGATTGAACACAAATTATATGAAGTGGAGATGGCAACCTCATGACTGTAACATCCCAAGGTACcccactttcttttcttttctttttcaaatttccTTGTGTTTTCAGTCAATGGGGTTGGAACCTTGGACCTCTTAATAAGAATGGGCATGAGCACCAAGACTGGATACTAGCATTATTAGTACAGTTGAAACTAGGAATGAAATTTGAAGTGttggattttttgtatttttaataGGTTTGATGCAGTGAAAATGCTGGAATTGATTAGAGGGAAAAGACTAGTGTTTGTAGGAGATTCAATTAACAGGAATCAGTGGGAGTCAATGCTGTGTTTATTAAAATCAGCTATTACTGATCCAAAACGTGTTTTCGAGACTCATGGAAGGAGGATTACTAAAGAGAAAGGCAATTACAGTTTCAAATTTCTGGTAATTTTTGTCTTGTCTACAAACCATGTTTTTTGGATTATGTTGTTTTTTTTGAGGGAAAGTGTAATCATTGAGTTGATTCTTGCAGGATTATAAATGTACAGTTGAATATTATGTTAGTCATTTCTTAGTTCATGAGGGTAAAGGGAGAGTTGGTTCAAAACGGGTTCAGACTCTGAAAATCGATACCCTTGATAGGGGATCATCTAGATGGAAGGGTGCGGATATATTGGTTTTCAATAGTGCGCATTGGTGGTCCCATGCCAAAACTAAATCAGGGTGAGTTCTGAGAACAATTGGAAAACATTTTCTAATATACGTTTTCATGTTCTTTAGGTGATCAGAATAGAGTTAATACTGGTATAAAATACAGTAAATTTAAGTTGACTCTAAATGTCGCCTGACAAAACTGTGATACTTTTGGTGGGGGTTCCACGTAATTCTAATTAAAACTCATCTTATTTTATAATAGGGTGAACTACTACCAGGAACGGAACCAAGTTTATCCACATCTTGATGTTCCTACAGCTTTCAAAAGAGCCTTAACTACCTGGGCGTCATGGGTTGATAAATATGTTATACCGGGTAAAACACAGGTGTTTTTTCGAAGTTCAGCACCAACTCATTTCAGGTAAACCATCTTACATTTGCTTTATGAACCTAGTTCTCTTTCTACGTGGTCGTGTAGTAAAATATTGTCTTGCTCGATAGGGGTGGTGCATGGAATGCTGGCGGACATTGTAAAGAGGTAAATCAACCCCTTAATTATTCTTCAAATATATTCGACCCTGAAAAAAGTTTAATAACCGAAGAGGTCATAAAACAAATGAAAACCCCTGTAACTATCTTGAATGTTACTAGTTTGTCAGAATTTAGGATAGATGGTCATCCATCTATATACGGTAAAAAACCCGGGAAAGCCTCTCGCTCACATGTTGAGGATTGTAGTCATTGGTGCCTTCCCGGAGTTCCAGATACTTGGAATGAATTGTTGTATTATTATTTGCAATCTAATAAAAAAGTCAGTTCCGCTGTGTAAATTGGGGTATTCATTGGCTCATATATTTAATGCAAATCTTCATTCGTGCATTTTGTTTTTACAATTCCTTGGTACTAGTTCTATTAGTAAACGATTATACATCTTGTGGATGAGTAAGATGTCTAAATGACCATGAAGTCCTAGCTCCTACAGGTAATCATCACTGCGAATATATAAAATGTGTTACAGCAAATTGAGATGCTGACACAAAAAACATGAGGAGTTCTTGATGAGAGAGATAGATAGAGAGAGAGACAGTTACAGACACAATGAAACTTCCTGGAAGAAAGAGAGTGTATTGGCCTCCCACCCAACAATTAAGGATTTTCCATCCAATCCAACTGTGCAAGAACTCCAACACGGAACTACTTTCAGAACCAGGTTAGCTTGATTGATACAAGGATGAGAAACTTCCGTTTCTACAATTCCAGATCTTGTAAAGAATGCTCTCCGTGTATCAATCAATATAAACGTATATTCTAGGCCTTCCTTCGCCACATATTGGTAGATAATTGGATGAAACACACACTGGCAACACTAATTATTTCTCGTGGGTACAATCTCCGAACACTATAGACTGTACTAATGTTAGTTTCGCCTGGCTGCTAATTTAGTTTTACTTCTTGGGGAGACCTTCGGTCATCTTAAATATTGCGTTCTTCATTTTCCAGCTTTGTTTCTATGCATGGTATAAATGTAATCCTCTCTGAAACaaacaaagataaaaataaattccaAACAGATGCTGAAAGTCAAGGCTGGGTTTTTAGCTATAAAATTATTGGTTTATAATCAGCTATTTACAATTATTCAATCTGCTCTCACTTTTGAGTTCTTTGCCTTTGTTTGTGTTTTTAGCATTCAAGTCTTGAGAGTATATTCAGTCAGTTTAGAAGCCTAATACAATTGAACCATCGTAACTTTCCATAGTGATAGTTAACGCATTTCTCGCTCAACTTTTAATTTTGGCCTGCATGTAGGTAACTGTCATTGTTGTTAAGTTCTGTTTACTCACTGTAATGTTAATTGAATTATAAGGTATATGGAGTAAAATTATTTCTGTGCTCTTTGAAGAACTTTGCACGTGACCTAGCAGAAGAGTTACCGTAGTTCCTTTTTATCCAACAGCATACATAAGTAGGCCGCAAGTACTCAAAACTCAAATTATTACGTACTTGTATTCATAACTTGCATGACTGTGGCTAAACTTTACAACCGTAGCTGTCAACTTATAGGTGATTCAATATCTTGAAATACACATAGTCGCCATGTAGTACATTTCACGACAGTAGACAAATTTAAGAAAATTTAGCAACAAGGAGTACACTGTTAAAAGAAACGTAGAAGCTTCTCGACATCGGCTTTGATTTACCCACCCTAGCTCCTAGAAATAATCGTAAGTGTGCAAGAACTCCAACATGTAACTTG is a genomic window of Papaver somniferum cultivar HN1 unplaced genomic scaffold, ASM357369v1 unplaced-scaffold_137, whole genome shotgun sequence containing:
- the LOC113334418 gene encoding protein trichome birefringence-like 6 translates to MEKQRSFSFKSRSKFLVFFFIVSSSVLFFSFLSVWVFQVAPLNHQLKFQSFSSLSHTLVIKPRNSTDNVIRNGSLSKPQYNKSDHSSSIQVQVLVKGVDDEKKKIKEKIKVKESEIVLGNKNAANFTSPDIISKVTKKVDILMVNENNTNIEVEKRVNSKCDILNGTWVFDESYPLYKSDSCPFIDEGFSCEANGRLNTNYMKWRWQPHDCNIPRFDAVKMLELIRGKRLVFVGDSINRNQWESMLCLLKSAITDPKRVFETHGRRITKEKGNYSFKFLDYKCTVEYYVSHFLVHEGKGRVGSKRVQTLKIDTLDRGSSRWKGADILVFNSAHWWSHAKTKSGVNYYQERNQVYPHLDVPTAFKRALTTWASWVDKYVIPGKTQVFFRSSAPTHFRGGAWNAGGHCKEVNQPLNYSSNIFDPEKSLITEEVIKQMKTPVTILNVTSLSEFRIDGHPSIYGKKPGKASRSHVEDCSHWCLPGVPDTWNELLYYYLQSNKKVSSAV